From the Bradysia coprophila strain Holo2 chromosome X unlocalized genomic scaffold, BU_Bcop_v1 contig_12, whole genome shotgun sequence genome, the window ttctggtctaacaattaagaagtacttcccaaaagagtttttgcttgcttgcttgagaaaccgatagctcgagtaattctcagaggcttcaaaaatcaatttcgaccagtagcataattcatgtggttaaactcgaacattggaatttaattggactagtaatctgggatatacgacaatttgtGCGTgaaatccgaatttttttcgttcctaaaatgtttgaacgagtgtgaactttgcggccagagcgaagcgagggccgtaattcacacgagttatattttttcaagaggtaggcaggaaatacgccaattttagtagactatataggagactcatattagCTGTTAAACGTACCTCGCTGGACCTTCCACTCATGGCGcatgttttctgttatttgACACTCATAGCGCTTTTTAGGAGACAATATAAAAGACTCGTAATAGAGTAAAATAGtaaaacatcgctcgctgggccagcaactcatagctcttttttttctgcagaaaattaaattaaatttgagtaaaatgaagcatgtgatggctgctgttttctaaataaaagagacattgatttttcatgtgaatataattttgtgatcgttGTTACAAGATATGGGagaaattatactcagacgcttttccttgttatcgtgataacttCAGTAATTTCTACCCGATTTTAAGTTTgtagatggataatattggagtagtgatgTTGGAttataattgtaaaaaaaaaattattcgacgagtaagtgaatctggatttctggttgaacaatctagaagtctagaacaatcttgcttgcttgataacacgataactcgagtaattctcagaggcttcaaaaatcgcagatttgaaaatattaagtgttttcgaccagtatcgtaattcatgtggttaaattcgaacattggactttattggattggtaatctgcgatatacgacaatttttgcgtgaaatcgtgttcttaaaagaaattttttcgttcctaaagtgtttgcacgagtgtgaattttgccagagcgaagcgagggccgtaattcacatgagttattttttttttttcaagaggtaggcaagaaatgcgccacctgttcaCCGCTTTTAGTAGGCTATATAGAagactcatattaggagtaagacatcgctcgctggaccttcaactcatagctctttttgtttcttcaggaaattaaataaatataagtaaaatgaagcatgcgATGACTGATGTTTTCttaataaaagagacatcCCCTTTTCgtgtgactttaattttgtgatctcaaaaacaccacctcattttaaaatggttagaaaactaagactggaattatagaagaaaaaaaacagtcaagggatctgacccacccaagaagTGGGGCCTAGtgttaacacattcaaaataattgcggcttgtcaactttcggcaccctggactttacttaaatagtcctggaatacctccaaataaatttctaaaaatctagaattcagttttggatttttagaaatttatttggaggcattcctcgactatttaagtaaagtccagggtgccgaaagttgacaagccgtaattaatttcaatgtgttaatGCTTCGGGGACGAAAATGAGGTAATTTTTTGGATTTATTTCGTCCCTTTGCATACGAAATAGTCTTGGAAGATTGATTTTAGTTGCTTGTCACTTTCGCTTGTTGCACTCACTTCGTtcgaaattgtgaaatttcctacataaacacaatagttatttcatgcttcgggccgaaaatgagggtaatttttcaacttttctctggttttcggctctctgcatgaaaacttacatgtgtacctgtttgggacgattgagtttaggcactttcgcttgtaagcctcacttcgttccgCCTACAATTcgtgaaattgcctaaaatcaatagtccaaaacaggtacacaaataactatttccaaTCCATGTTTCGGGGCCGAAAACGAGGGTTTTCCCAAAGCTTTTTagttttttcgaaagttttttgtatttgtttgtgtacgattgtttttacaaataaaaagttcAGATGTCGCGATTATGTGTGAATATTGTTTATTCGAGGCGAAAACGAGAGTTTTTTTGGTGGACATGTGAAATAGTAGATATCagggaagtaatttgatatgtATCCGATGGCTTtctttagcccgaggtacttttactcatcgtgatacgagatatcaaattatttcccgtgtGCAGTATGttattttatctacctaggtgaaataatagcagggaaaaagtgctattatttcacctaggtagataaaatagcgtattcacctcggtccaaatgtttatttagacacttggggttataccATTCGCCtccggctcatgcaataactccccaagtgtctaaataaacatatggacagaggtgaataatctactattacttgTCATCCAAATAACTCGGGAAAAAATTCACCGCTGTAGAGAATTAGAAACGTCCAGTAAAAGACTTTGTGTTAGAAGCTTCCTCAGTTCTAATAGcaaataatagtacattacttactaatggggtaaatgatggaaatggcgTAGCCGACGACGGTAAACAcccaagaagtaccattttcaTCTTTTGCCCCATTGCCTAGTAAggtattcaaaaacttgaggtaaaaaTTTGGCTCCATGCAAataagttaactttacctcacgtttttgaataaaagaatatttatGTGTGAAATATCTGCATAAGTGTGTTTTCTTGCACGACATCAATTTTAGACATCATCTGCAAACGCCGGATCGCTCGCTGCATCCTTACACCACCTCATGATTCTGACGATAATCATCAGAAGAGGTGAGTATATACATAAAATCCGTCATTACAGCATAGagattaatttttcttccCGACCGATTTAATACTTCATACCTATTAACCCTGACCATAGTAAaccgtaaaaaaaattgtagccACCGAATATCAATGAAATCGAACGAAACACAAATAAATCCAAGTTTCGAATTGTTTCTTGGAAATTCCcaacgatttcaatttttttgtaatatctCACCAACGTTCCAGTCATCACCACCAATTGGGTGTATGTATATTTATGTGTTTTGGCGATATATATGTCACATATTTATTACTGTCGGAACGTAAAGTATATTTTAAGGAATTCCCTCAACTTTTGGTTATTTAAATATGTTAATCGTTTTAAAGGTTCTTCATCAATGATAACTACTATATACCAACCGAAAGCGTGATTCCATTACCTGACTGACTATGTGAATTTGTACTGTTATCTGGGAGATGTAAGCGATATCTAAGTTTATGATGGGGTAGACCGGCTGAACGAGttgctgaaaattttctttgagtgCTATGATTAACTCCAGCTACACATAGCAACGCAAAACagacctaattcaaaattttcctatgTTCTACTGTCAAATGTGACAgcagaacaaaagaaaaatttgaattagtaCACCTAACTCACGTTCATATTTGTAGAGTTATAGTAAGAAGAGAGTTGCGAAAAGAACccagaaaataaaagttaggGCGAAACTCCAGGTATGGGTAGACTTCGTCGCAACGGTATGATATACAATATGTAGAACCGAGCCTCAAATCAACTTCTTGCTCAGATACTCCGACTCGACCTCTTCTTAATTAGTAGTAACATTTCTTAGACGATTCTACTCGACCGGTACCGCTTTTttaatgacggcgctgcatgagtggatcagctgaaaaacagctggaACGAGATGAGTTACTTACTTCAAAGTCGACGACTATATCCTTCGACAGAAGAAAAACATGTTTACTTCACAAAAGTACAAATGCATTAGGTGTATGGGGTGAGTATAGTACGGTTACGTACGATCTATGGTTGTACGCACGTGTTATATAAGCATTACAGTTAAGTAAGCACTACGGTACTCACTAGGATAACGAGCTGCATCTGCTACGTTCTCAACTGGttcttaaaaaaatctactttttctttcgaagaaaaatcgttgttttcatagaaaatacaaaaatgtttcctcTAGTTTGTTTATCATACACAAATAAGTAAGGACGGACGTATTCGAAATGTTCTTAACCGGACTATTCTCTTAATATGCATATTGCATGGATACTGTCCAGTCCATTGGATAAGATATTTAATTAGATACAAATTTATGTCTTTGTTCGCTTAAAATCGAAGAATTATCGTCGACTAGCAGCAAATGTGTTGacaagaacaaacaaaaacaataatacgAAATTTATGCTAATGAATATCCTCTACCTATAAAAAAGACGACactaaaattctttaaaaataccTACACAGCTGCTcgatcttcaaaaaaaaaagttacgaAACGGTTTGCACTCTCAAGGTTTTCGAATATGATGTGATGACTTAATATTATGAAATTGGCGAGATATACCAAAGAGACAAAACATACACCCGGTATACTTAGACACATAGTCTAGTCAGGTAACGCCTGAATGTCTGTCCATGAAACGCGAGATAGTGATGATAATGATCATTCGAAAATAATGGCTTGAGTATAAGTGTGCGTATCATCTCGAAAAGAAATTCGCGAGCTTATCGTCGTTGTTGTACGATACGATCAGacatagttatttatgcaactgggtgataaatggttttttaggtAGTAGATGTTTAATTGTCACATGAGACCGCAGGCCAGGTGCGAGAACAGGCAACTTGTGCAACTGATTAGTAACGCATTTGAGTGGTTAATCAAACAAACCTCTCCTcgtatagatcattttcattatacggtactccGCAACGTAACCCCacccacttaatttttcgtcaagcaatccttaacctcaattaattgacgttaactgcgttcaatttactggttttaatatgaaaatcgttcgttcaattcattcgatatttttcgacatgtctgacagttgagatcgtgtctgacgtttacaaggtcatgaaaatgatgtatAGAACGTTTTCACCAAGggacacaccacttctgatgattttaggTGTAAGTACAAAAAGTAACCACATCATCACGACGACTAGAATCATCACAGgaggtgaatttttatgaaatccgTTATTTTATCGTCAAATTAGATGTGTAACCCAAGGTAGATATATCTtggaggtaatgtcattcagACACACGGCCTAgtacataagttcgatgctgacacctttttttaaaatggttaactgcgatttacttgtgtttcagaaaatattttcgctatctcaAAACAGATGGTCAGAGTttctacttcatttttgtatttaacaaAAGGAAGAGATGACGTACATCTGATTCCGTTTTTTATGACATTATCTTACCTCCACACTATAATCTACCTTGGGGTTACCCGGGTATCTGCATGATTTCCCTACGACGATGAATCACCGAGTAAACACGAAAATCGACCTCCGGTGATGATgcggtaaatttttttttgatgtagtattatcagaagtggtgtgttcgtTCCTGCGTATCTAATTCTAATAAAATCGTGAAATGAAGGTAaggaaagttttacttttcgtcactgagttgataAAAACATATTATTGTATGTCGACTCAAAGAAGAAGTCAgcaaaaagtaataaaaatgtGAGACGCTAACTATGACAGTGTTAAAGTTGGTGAAGATCGAGCCCAAATCCACGAAATCAAATACgccataaattttatttaattttgaataaggTAAAAAAGAGATTTTATCAAACATTGCAAGTTATTTATAGTTTATTTTCGCATAATCATCTTAACGTATACGTTTGCACACACCTGGTTGGATTATACTATACGAGCACTAAAAACCGTTTCGCATTTTATGATTGACTCGATggctaaaatattttaaaaagttaaaaataatgaaaataggTAACATGGGTATACCGGACGTCgattttagagaaatttttGCCAAATATTAATGGTAAGGTTTGCATACTTCGGTCTTACTTAAATCGCTGCCTAATAGCAGTCGTTTTTTTCGTAGTCGAGAAAGAAAAGATtgtgagcgaagcgagtggcagaacttcaaatatttcatcGCCAGGGTAGTTCACATCTTCGAATAAAATTGTCAGAGAAAGCAATCGAGAATGCGACAAATTGCTTGTTTGCAGCTTATACCACATACCACAACCTGGCTGTACATATAGCTACACTCGAATGCAGTAGTGATGTACAATGATGAATGATCAACTGAGATCAAGATCAAGTTAATTTAGAAACCCATTGTAGCACTGCGAATAGCGCGGTTGCAGTGGGTAAAATTcagttaattaaaattgacataaAAATGGCGGTTAAAAGCAATAAacgtcgaaaaaaaaaatcacaaaagaTACGTTTGCGTCGCGTCGGTGGCTTTTAAGTCCATTTCTGTTCTTCTGAAACGTGCGGATGGATAGGGCTAAATGAACTTCTCGTTCGTATCTAGATTAATCATTTCTGCAACGGCgctgcgaaaagtgaactttctCATTCCTTACTTGGGTGAAGTATAAAGGATCTTTTTTTTCACTGGATTTAGTTTTTTGACAAAACTTTTCGAAAACAACCTAatttcgcaacttgttgcattAATTACTATTTCCTTATTAATTTCACCAATGAAAGCTCACTGCTGTAGGCTGCTTTTCGGATGCACTTTCGAAAAAGGCATTGCTTGCTCTTCACATCCTACCACTacttatatttgaaaaaatgttttctcgaattttcgtgattttttttaattttttaaagttattacgaattttcttgaaaaacgttttccaaaaaaatccggaaaaatctaagaaaatcgcgaaaattagagaaaatattttcttaaccAAACAGaaccaaacaaaattaaaatagaaatctGTCTGACTGCCTGCCTTTATTGCGTCCAacgagagaaagagagagagagagagagagagagagaaaaacaacaacacacacacaaatacctaaagtattttttatattcatcGTCTATTTCGACTCACAATTTTGCtatccaaattttaaacttagCACAAACATGACCTTCCATGGTGATTGAAAATCGTATGAACTATCAAGAAGATCACAGTGATTCTCTAACAAAAATCGTTTGTGGATCAACTACACATATTTCCAGCCGAATCACTGAAATCGACCAGCTTTacattattcaaatttgacatttttcgtcctcattttacataaaaattcttttttattttgttcgtcAACCAACAGAACAGTATTTAATTTGGCACATGATATGGCGTTGTGTAATTTAAATAACTTAAAAAACGACTCTTCCAGTAACTGTTTAATGGTAGTTTCGGTTGTCCGAGAAGAGTATAAATGCTTCGCAAGATCGATTTTGGAGAAGTGACACTCATTTCAGTTCACAAAGTAATGATTTGATGTTTTAAAGGCTAAAACGTTTTAATATCgtcgaaaattgaattcaaatgaaCTGTTAACGCATTTTCTCCGTCATAGCGCTAGGACGGTCATGTTTATTATAAAAATGGATGGAATGTTAGTCATTAAGGCACATTATATATGAAGTATACGTAAACATTgcgtaagtttttttttgtgttttgtgtttttggcAAGTTATTGTTAGAATCGACAATCAACTCAAATTTATACATTTCTACAAAAAACATAGAATCTTGTTCCTGGGGCGtgacaattttacaaaaattgtctatcatcatcatctcttctatcatcatcattatcatCGCCATATTAATCGTCATCGATGATGGTATAGATGATGGTGATGATAAAGATGGTGATGATGGTGATAgacaatttcacaaaaaaatgaaatattcttaGAAAAACCGCGTATCAAACATTCAATATCCAATAATCAGATATTCGTGTCAACATCCAATGGTCCATTGCCTTCTCCAAAATCTAATTCGTCTtcgtcgggcatatcctccaaGTCATCGTCTTTCGTTTCCGGACAAGCAGTACATCTACTCTCATTAATTCCATAGTTTATACACGTTGATCCTACACACTCGCAACAGCCGTCGTGAAACCACCTGGAAAGCATTCGATTATTTAATGTAATCTGAGTGAATGTTTGTCATCATTACCGATAGCTACTACTGCCCATACTTTGACAATTCGTCTTGCATTTGTTCCACGACAAGCACTGCGACATGTATGCCACAGTACAATTGTACGTGATGATGTTTTCTCGCTCTTTTATTGTTGCATCAAGCTCTTGATCCGTTGAATCTGTGGATTGTTTcaagttaatttttgttactgTTTGGCTGCTCAAAgcaacgaacaaaaaaaaaattgaagagtCAATACATGGGTTCGGTATACTGTTCGGTATAAATGAGGGACAAGTAACTTCCATGTACTatttcgtcgatttttttgttgtttcaagCTGCAGCATATTCAAAGCCAGTGTACGTACGtaagaaaaacttaaaatcTCTGTCTAATTTCGCCCCATAAAGGGCTGCATCAAAATCGACTGGAAAGGAAAATGTTGACCACTTTTCCTCTTCATCGGCAACATCCGTCAACGCCTTAAACAATCCAGGAATACCCTCCAGCTCTTCCACATGCGATTGAGTCGATAAGCCCGATCGTGTTTCATTCGGCTTCGGACACATGTCTGCAAACAATTTGATACCAAATTAAAATCTCCACTCAATTTTGCCACTTAATGTGTTATGTATAACCTACCGACACAACTGCAACATTCACTGTATAAATAACTCAAACAATTAAAACATTCCTTGCAACAGGAACAGTTCTTCAGATCACATCTACAACTTTGTGttagcatacattttgatACCACACTGGCACACACTTGTTCGTTACATGATGTAACTAAATGTGCTAATAAAACTATTGAAAGGACACTGGTGAATATTAAAATGGTCGTTTTGGATTCCGTCATGATGTTATTAATCTGTGAATGAGAAAAAGAATTGCGTTGAAAAAGATGAATCCAGCCTAGAGTCGGGATAATAGTTTAATAATTGCGTGCCTCTCTGTTTGGACGAAAGATTTTAGGCGATTTGGATTGTTGTCAAAATGCCCAAAATTACTCGTCCAAAGTAAATCCTAGAAAAATTTTACTTGCAAAGGGACGAAAACTCGAGAACAATATTAAGGACTCCCCTCCTTTTCGCCACTGAAGCATTTAATGGTTACTTTTTTGTcgagggataaaaagttgaaaactcCAGTGTGAAGTTTGTTAATCCGAGTCGAAACCGATGTCAACAATcacacaaaaacgagacttgCTTCTACACCGAAAACCGTTTATTTCACTAATGAAGCATTTTTTCCGTTCCCTCGCCATGTAATGTACGTAACTCGGACGAAAAAAGATAAATAACCTTTTCGGTGTTACTGAcgtcggcttcgcctcggatcaacaaacttctCGTAAAAGTCTTTTCACCTTTTTCGTATTTGTTACTTAAATATCTATGATTTCCCAAACCAATTATCTTGTTCTCCCTAGTAGTGTAACAAGCTATTTTCGACCCTATATAGAGCATGCAAATACCAGATGAATACAATTACACGAAGTTTATTTacgtagtgactattcgcaggtGCTTGCCAATagccaaattattattaaagatACTATAGATACCTGCCAATAGTCtgtgtaaaagggaaaatgctattggcaggcgcctgccaatagcattttcccttttacagaggctattggcaggcgcctgccaatagcattttcccttttacaaagactattggcaggcgaaATGACgtgccaatagcatctacgattaatttatgttgaaacaatcagtacaaaccacaacaacagaTAAGAAAACAACAATGTGACAGTTGTCTATTCCGCACAGTGTTAGAAAGCCGTTTAACTAAATTCTCGTGTTACCTTACCACTATCCGCTCAACGACGGACCTCAATAAGTGAGTGAAGCACCAATATTATCTGACCCCAATCCTAATTGCAGAgctttttaataaacaaattaatttttgctgGAAATCAGTTCGAATTGGCCTTTAAATTCATTCGCTAAAGAATGTTAAAgaatgcaaataaaataaaataaataaaatgaacaaagtATGTTGTTGACGTCACGATCACTGCACCTTACTATTGActgaacaaattaaaattttctcactttttgttttcggtttttgcagATTTATAATCTGCGAAATAAAGTGATCGGCGCAAAGTCAACGTTTTTAAAATGTGGATCATTGGTTTTTGTCGATCCTAGCAAAAAATTGCTGGAATTCCACGAAGCAATAGTTGACAACTTGAcggaaatataaatttccgGACCCACAATGCATGTTATCGGTATTGCTCAGTCCAGTCATTTTCATGCCAAAGTGGGCTCGTATGCTTTTGTTATTATCACAAAACACATGTGTGATCGAGAATGTATATATAAGAGGCCATTCACAAAAATGACGATCTCTGGACccaattttttgagaatttatgAAGCACAAGCTCTTTTCTTACCACCTCCTTCCCTCTAATAATAAGCGTGTGCACTTTGCGAATCGATACTGGGATACCAGGACACCGCGCTCGTCTGTAACAAACGATTTTACGAATGTCTCAATCAATAAAACTATTTCAAACTTTACTGCCATGTCTTTTTAAGTTCATTCATTGATATTGAAAACCTCGTATGAACATGAACTAACATTACACACTGATTAATGACCACAAAGCTTTTAATAATACCGAAGACGAAAGGGATCGAGTTTCAGCCGAAGGTCCGAAATTTATTCAACGATTCATTTAATCGTGGATCGATTCATTTAATCGTGGATAAACTTGTATAATAGGCTAGTCACACGGTGCAAGAACAGTTTTAGCCTTGAAGAAAGTGAAAACTGAACTGAAAGACGTTCGTATTATTTGTTCCTAATAGGAAACGAATATATTTTGGTTGTCTGTGGCCAGAAAGTGCGTCCCTACCGTGTACACATGACCATTTTACCGCGAAACAGCAAAGCACCATACTGTCTCTCTggtatattttttgtttcaacgtGTGGGACCTTGCCACACACCTccacaaaaaatgtcccagcGAGACAGTAATGTTCTATTA encodes:
- the LOC119067576 gene encoding protein twisted gastrulation-like, with the protein product MTESKTTILIFTSVLSIVLLAHLVTSCNEQVCASVVSKCMLTQSCRCDLKNCSCCKECFNCLSYLYSECCSCVDMCPKPNETRSGLSTQSHVEELEGIPGLFKALTDVADEEEKWSTFSFPVDFDAALYGAKLDRDFKFFLHSTDQELDATIKERENIITYNCTVAYMSQCLSWNKCKTNCQSMGSSSYRWFHDGCCECVGSTCINYGINESRCTACPETKDDDLEDMPDEDELDFGEGNGPLDVDTNI